The window GGCGCGTTTATCTCGCAGGTCGCGGCTATGTTCCTGAACGACGGCGTGTGGGTGGTGTTCTGGGTGCTGTTCTTCACGCGCTTCCCGGTGCTGCGCGGCTGGAATATCGCCGATGTAATCACCGTCTGGGCGCTGGCCGCCGCCGGGTTTGGCCTGGCGCACGCGATCTACGGCAATGTGCTGACGCTGGCCGGGCTGATCGCGCAGGGCCAGCTCGATGTGTGGATGCTCTACCCGCGCGCGCTGCTGCCGCACCTGCTGCTCGGCCGCATGAGCGCCAGCGCCTGGGGCGACGCGCTGTTCGGCTACGCGGTGTACCTTGGGTTCGTGCGGCCCGATTTGCCGCACTTCCTGCTGTTCGTCGCGCTGACATGGTCGGTGATGCTGCTGTTCGTGGGCTTCGGCGTGCTCACCGGCAGCCTGAGCTTCTTTCTGGGCAATGCCGCCAGCCTGGCCGACCAGTGGCGCTTTGCCATGCTGACGTTCAGCACCTACCCGGCGGTGCTGTTCGAGGGCGCGATCAAGCTGCTGCTCTATACGCTGGTGCCGGCCGGGTTTGTGAGCTACCTGCCGGTGCAGGCGCTGCGCGAGCTCTCGCTGGGCTACGCGGCGCTGGCGCTGCTCGGCGCGCTCGCGATCACGGCGGCCGGCGTGGGCTTGTTCTACCTGGGGCTGCGCCGCTACGAGTCGGGCAATTTGATGGAAATGCGCGGGTGAGACGGTGGGTTCGCAGGTTGGGAAGGTAACCTGCAAACCTGCCTGTGTACATAGTGCGTAGTGCGTAGTATGCAGCGATGGTGCCATCTGCAAACCTGCAACCTGCAACCCACAGCAACCTGCAACAGAGATAGCTATGCAACAAACAAGCTCCCTGAGCGAAGCGGCGCGGCGGCGCGGCCTGATTGCCATCCTGGTCGATATCTTCTTCATGTGGGGCGGCTTCTTCATGGTCGTGCCGCTGATCTCAGTCCACTACGTGGACGACCTGGCCTGGCCGGCGGCATCGATCGGGCTGGTGCTGGCGCTGCGGCAGCTGATCCAGCAGGGCCTGACGCTGCCTGGCGGCATGCTGGCCGACCGAATCGGCGCGAAGGGGTTGATCTGCGCGGGCATGCTGCTGCGCGCGGCCGGGTTCGCGAGCATGGCCTGGGCCAGCTCGTTCCCGCTGCTGCTGGGCAGCGCCGTGCTGGCCGCGCTGGGCGGGGCGCTGTTCGAGTCGCCGCGCGCCGCCGCCGTCGCCGCGCTCACCGACGAGCGCACGCGCGGGCGCTACTACTCGCTCCAGGGCGTCGTCAGCGGCCTGGGCATGACGATCGGGCCACTGCTGGGCGCGCTGCTGCTGCGCTTCAACTTCTCGGTGGTGGCGCTGGTCGCGTCGTGCTGCTATATCATCACATTCCTGGTGACTCTGCTGGCGCTACCGCCGGTGCGCGTAGCCAGCGAGCACCATAACCTGACATATGGGATCGGGCTGGCGCTGCACGATCGTCCGTTCATGCTGTTCACCATGCTGCTGATGGGCTACTGGTTCATGTGGGTGCAGCTGTCGATCTCGCTGCCGCTCGCGGCCCGCGCGATCAGCGGCACCAACGACGCAGTCAGCTGGGTGTATACACTGAACGCCGGCATGAGCGTGCTGCTTCAATACCCGCTGCTGCAGCTGGCCGAGCGCCGGCTGCGCCCGCTGCCGATCCTGGTGCTGGGCGTGGCGATCATGGCGGTGGGGCTGGGCGGGGTTGGCTTCGCCACCCGCACGCCGGCACTGCTGCTGTGCGTGGCGCTGTTCTCGGCCGGTGCGCTACTGGCCGCGCCCAGCCAGCAGACGGTTGCGGCCGCGTTTGCCAACCCGGCCGCGCTCGGCTCGTACTTCGGCGTGAATGCGCTGGCGCTGGCGATCGGCGGCAGCCTGGGCAATTATAGCGGTGGGCTGCTGTATGGCCTGGGCCGCCAGTATGCCCACCCCGAGCTGCCCTGGTTCACATTTGGCGCAGTCGGCGCGCTGGCTGCGGTGGGCATGCTGCTGCTGCACCGGCACCAGTCGCGCGCGGCGGATGCCGAGCCGGCGGTGGCCAGCTAGGCAGCCCTGCCGCACGAGCGCGCCGGCCCAGGCTATACACGGCGATTGATTGCCGGTATGCTATACTACGTGCAGGCGACGCGCACGTGCAACACGGCGCGCCTATCGAGCGTACCACATAGCGATGCACATGGCCCGCGCATGGCCGCTTGCGTGCCCTGGGTGTTTTGAAAGGAGTACAACCAATGGCCGGTGAGGTCAATCTTCGCGCAACGCTGGCACGCCCATTCCTATCGGTCACGGGCACGCCGCAGGTCGCGTACCTGCTGGTCGAAGCGTTGCCCAGCCAGGTCGTCGCGCAAGTTCGCATGCCGGTCAACGTCAGCTTTGTGCTCGACCGCAGCGGCTCGATGAAAGGCGATAAGATCGAGCGGGTGCGCCGCGCGACTGCCCGCGCGCTCGAGCTGCTCGACGCCCAGGATCTCGCGTCGGTGGTAATCTTCGACCACCGCACCGAGGTGCTGATCCCGGCTGGCCCGGTGACCAACCAGCGCGAGCTGAAGGATAAGATCAGCCGCATCCGCGACGCCGGCGGCACCAAGATCGCCCCGGCGCTCGAAAAAGGCCTGCGCGAGGTCGAGAAGGGCGGGCCGAACGCCATCCGCCGCATGGTGCTGCTGACCGATGGGCAGACCGAGAACGAGAAGGAGTGCCTGCTGCGCGCCGACGACGCCGGCCGCATGGGCGTGCCGATCACGGCGCTGGGCGTAGGCAAGGACTGGAACGAGGATCTGCTGATCGACATGGCCAACCGCTCGAGCGGCACCGCCGACTATATCGACCAGCCCGACAAAATCGTGGCCTACTTTCAGAACACGGTGCAGCGCGCACAGGCCACCGCCGTGCATAATGCCGTGCTGACACTGCGCCTGGTGCAGGGCATCACGCCCCGCGCAGTCTGGCAGGTCATCCCGCTGATCAGCAACCTGGGCTACCGCCCGGTCTCCGACCGCGATGTGAGCGTGCCGCTAGGCGAGCTCGAGAGCGGCAGCGGGCGCACGCTGCTGATCGAGCTGCTGGTCGACCCGCGTCCGGCCGGGCAGTACCGCATCGGCCAGGCCGAGGTCAGCTACGACGTGCCGGTGCTAAACCTGCAGGGCGAGCGCGCGCGCGCCGACGTGGTGATGACCTTCACCGCCGACCAGAACCTGGCCGCGCAGGTGAACGCGCCGGTGATGAATATTGTCGAAAAGGTCAGCGCCTTCAAGCTCCAGACCCGCGCGCTTCAGGATCTGCAGACTGGCGATGTGACCGGCGCGACTCAGAAGCTCCAGAGCGCGGTGACGCGCCTGCTCAGCCAGGGCGAGCTCGAGCTGGCGCAGACCATGCAGCAGGAGATTCAGAACCTCCAGCAGACCGGCCAGCTCTCGAGCGAGGGCCAGAAGACCATGAAGTTCGGCACGCGCAAGACGGTGCGGCTGAGCGATCTTGATATCCCCGAGGAGCTGCGCAACCAGGGCAGCTAGGTGTTTGGGGCTTCGCCCGGTGGGGCGGATACATCGATCCGCCCGTACGCGGGGCGCGTCGCCCCGTGGGGCGGATACATCGATCCGCCCGTACGCGGGGCGCTGCGCCCCCGTGCCCCCGATTAGCCTTTTCTGGGGCGCGTAGCCCGTATCTTTCGGGGCGCGTCGCCCCCGTGCCCCCGATTAGGGGAACCGAGCCGGTTCCCCTAAAACCCCTCCGGCAAAGGACGTCATCCCAGCCCACTGCGCATCGACGCATGCCATGGCCAACCGATTCAGGCATTATGCGGGCGATACACGCGATCAACAGCCTGCTATCGCCAACGATCGCTCGGGGCTGCCCGAAGGCATGCGCGCAGAACGGTGCGCATACGACAGCCTCAAATAGGGGGTCCGGGGTGAAACCCCGGCGGCGGGGTGCAGGGGCCGGCGGCGGCCCCTGCCGCGGGGCACGGGGGCGCGTAGCCCCCGGAGCCGCAGGGCGCGCAGCCCTAGATCGCCCCGCGGCCCTTGAGCTCAAGATACTTATTGATCACGCTAACCGTCAGCTTATCGGCCGGCACATCGATCGTCAGCACCCCGCTGCGGTTGAGCGTGTCGAGCACCACCTGGCGCTCGTCTACCAGCATCTCGGCCACCGCGCGCTGGTACACCGCGTCGGAGTCGCGCGGCGGCTGGGCAGCCAGGTGAGCGATAT of the Candidatus Kouleothrix ribensis genome contains:
- a CDS encoding VWA domain-containing protein, producing MAGEVNLRATLARPFLSVTGTPQVAYLLVEALPSQVVAQVRMPVNVSFVLDRSGSMKGDKIERVRRATARALELLDAQDLASVVIFDHRTEVLIPAGPVTNQRELKDKISRIRDAGGTKIAPALEKGLREVEKGGPNAIRRMVLLTDGQTENEKECLLRADDAGRMGVPITALGVGKDWNEDLLIDMANRSSGTADYIDQPDKIVAYFQNTVQRAQATAVHNAVLTLRLVQGITPRAVWQVIPLISNLGYRPVSDRDVSVPLGELESGSGRTLLIELLVDPRPAGQYRIGQAEVSYDVPVLNLQGERARADVVMTFTADQNLAAQVNAPVMNIVEKVSAFKLQTRALQDLQTGDVTGATQKLQSAVTRLLSQGELELAQTMQQEIQNLQQTGQLSSEGQKTMKFGTRKTVRLSDLDIPEELRNQGS
- a CDS encoding ABC-2 family transporter protein, which encodes MLNQLKNYLGLAVAYTRLNLNAQLEYRGAFISQVAAMFLNDGVWVVFWVLFFTRFPVLRGWNIADVITVWALAAAGFGLAHAIYGNVLTLAGLIAQGQLDVWMLYPRALLPHLLLGRMSASAWGDALFGYAVYLGFVRPDLPHFLLFVALTWSVMLLFVGFGVLTGSLSFFLGNAASLADQWRFAMLTFSTYPAVLFEGAIKLLLYTLVPAGFVSYLPVQALRELSLGYAALALLGALAITAAGVGLFYLGLRRYESGNLMEMRG
- a CDS encoding MFS transporter, with translation MQQTSSLSEAARRRGLIAILVDIFFMWGGFFMVVPLISVHYVDDLAWPAASIGLVLALRQLIQQGLTLPGGMLADRIGAKGLICAGMLLRAAGFASMAWASSFPLLLGSAVLAALGGALFESPRAAAVAALTDERTRGRYYSLQGVVSGLGMTIGPLLGALLLRFNFSVVALVASCCYIITFLVTLLALPPVRVASEHHNLTYGIGLALHDRPFMLFTMLLMGYWFMWVQLSISLPLAARAISGTNDAVSWVYTLNAGMSVLLQYPLLQLAERRLRPLPILVLGVAIMAVGLGGVGFATRTPALLLCVALFSAGALLAAPSQQTVAAAFANPAALGSYFGVNALALAIGGSLGNYSGGLLYGLGRQYAHPELPWFTFGAVGALAAVGMLLLHRHQSRAADAEPAVAS